A DNA window from Populus trichocarpa isolate Nisqually-1 unplaced genomic scaffold, P.trichocarpa_v4.1 scaffold_67, whole genome shotgun sequence contains the following coding sequences:
- the LOC7462791 gene encoding ABC transporter C family member 3 isoform X7: MHEPGSNTDFLLESIFISGVCGSLHLVLLLALCVSFLCKKLSRWGDGEGSSEMLMMKRRFLWYKQTLVCCLGVSVFNFILCLLSYFYLYGNVLSDGEIMTLLDLGLRTLSWGALVVYLHTQFFNSGENMFPLLLRVWWGFYLAISCYCFFVDVFLHHKHLSLEIECSLVSDVVSVFTGLFLCYVGFLRSDIQDVLEEPLLNDDSSSINNLENRGADTVTPFGNAGLFSILTFSWMNSLIAAGNKKTLDLEDVPQLHGVDSVVGAFPVFKNKLESDCGRVTRFKFAKALFLLVWKEILWTALLALIDTLGSYVGPYLIDVFVQCLDGRGEFKNQGYILASAFVAAKLAECLADRHSSFRLQQIGTRLRAVTATMIYNKSLTISCQSKQGHSSGEMINIMTIDADRLGTFSQYIHDPWVVILQVCLALLILYRNLGLGSVAGFVATVIVMSLNYPFGRLEEKFQGKLMESKDKRMKATTEILRNMRILKLQGWEMKFLSKILELREVETRWLKKYFYTSVVITVVFWATPTVVAVATFGTCMLMGIPLESGKVLSALATFEILQYPIYNLPDTVSMLIQTKVSLDRIASFLCLDDLQPDAIEKLPGGSSDTAIEIVDGNFSWDLSSSRATLKDINFKVLNGMKVAVCGTVGSGKSSLLSSILGELPKISGTLKLCGTKAYVAQSPWIQSGTIEENILFGKEMDKERYDKVLEACSLKKDLEILSFGDQTVIGERGINLSGGQKQRIQIARALYQDAQIYLFDDPFSAVDAHTGSHLFKEVLLGLLSSKTVIYVTHQVEFLSAADLILVMKDGRIAQAGKYDEILNSGSDFKVLVGAHKAALSVLDSRQAGAVSENESVRDNNGGENSTDRIVHDEGNKDSQIGKADDVAEPQAQLIQEEEREKGSVGFQIYWKYITTAYGGALVPFILLAQLLFQILQIGSTYWMAWATPATKDVKPGVSGSRLLIVYVSLVIGSSFCILARAMLLVTAGYKTATLLFNKLHQCIFRAPMSFFDATPSGRIINRASKDQSALEMQIPDLVGGLAFEAIMLLGIIAVMSQVAWQVFIVSIPVIAACIWYQQYYIPAARELSRLIGVCNAPVIQNFAETISGATTIRSFDQESRFQEINMKLTDAYSRPKFHNSAAMQWLCFRMDMFSSVTFAFCLFLLVSFPERTNPAIAGLAVTYALELHMAQFGLIWNFCICENKLISVERILQYMSIPAEPPLVIESKRPDHSWPSHGKIDIDNLQVRYAPHMPLVLRGLSCTFPGGKKTGIVGRTGSGKSTLIQALFRTVEPAAGQIMIDSIDISLIGLHDLRSRLSIIPQDPTMFEGTVRSNLDPLEEYTDEQIWEVLDKCQLGDEVRKKERKLDSTVIENGENWSMGQRQLVCLGRVLLKKSKVLVLDEATASVDTATDNLIQQTLRQNFSDCTVITIAHRITSVLDSDMVLLLSQGLIEEYNSPTRLLENKSSSFSQLVAEYTVRSNTRFEKSTGLNL; this comes from the exons ATGCATGAACCAGGTTCGAATACTGATTTTCTTCTTGAATCCATTTTCATTAGTGGGGTCTGCGGATCGTTGCACTTGGTTTTGTTACTTGCTTTATGTGTCTCGTTTTTGTGTAAGAAACTCAGCAG GTGGGGTGATGGAGAGGGTTCTTCAGAGATGTTAATGATGAAGAGGAGGTTTTTGTGGTATAAACAGACCTTGGTCTGTTGTTTGGGTGTCtcggtttttaatttcatcttgtgTTTGTTGAGCTACTTTTATTTGTATGGAAATGTTTTGTCTGATGGTGAAATAATGACCCTTTTGGATTTAGGGCTTAGAACACTCTCTTGGGGTGCACTTGTTGTTTATTTGCATACCCAATTCTTTAACTCAGGTGAAAACATGTTCCCTTTGTTATTGAGAGTTTGGTGGGGTTTCTATTTGGCTATTTCTTGTTATTGCTTTTTTGTAGATGTTTTCCTTCATCACAAACACTTGTCTTTGGAGATAGAGTGCTCTTTAGTGTCTGATGTGGTCTCTGTGTTTACTGGATTGTTTCTTTGTTATGTTGGGTTTTTGAGAAGTGATATTCAAGATGTACTTGAAGAACCCCTTTTGAATGATGATTCTAGCTCGATTAATAATTTGGAGAACAGAGGGGCAGATACGGTGACTCCTTTTGGAAACGCTGGTCTTTTCAGTATTCTAACCTTTTCTTGGATGAATTCTTTAATTGCTGCTGGCAACAAGAAAACTTTAGACCTTGAAGATGTTCCTCAACTTCACGGTGTCGATAGTGTGGTTGGAGCTTTtccagtttttaaaaataagcttGAGTCGGATTGTGGTAGAGTTACAAGGTTCAAGTTCGCAAAAGCTTTGTTCCTGTTAGTCTGGAAAGAAATTTTATGGACAGCTTTATTGGCGTTGATTGACACGTTAGGTTCTTATGTTGGTCCCTACCTCATCGATGTTTTTGTTCAATGCCTTGACGGGCGAGGAGAATTCAAGAATCAAGGTTACATTTTGGCTTCCGCCTTTGTGGCTGCAAAGCTTGCTGAGTGCCTCGCAGACAGGCATTCATCTTTTAGGTTGCAACAAATTGGAACAAGGCTCCGTGCAGTAACAGCCACGATGATTTACAACAAGAGCTTGACCATTTCCTGTCAGTCAAAGCAGGGGCATTCAAGTGGAGAAATGATCAATATTATGACAATTGATGCTGATAGACTTGGCACCTTTAGTCAGTACATACACGATCCATGGGTGGTCATCTTGCAAGTTTGTTTGGCCTTGCTGATACTGTACAGAAATTTGGGACTCGGGTCAGTTGCTGGCTTTGTTGCGACAGTAATTGTCATGTCGTTAAACTATCCTTTTGGAAGATTGGAGGAGAAGTTTCAAGGCAAGTTAATGGAATCAAAAGATAAACGAATGAAGGCAACCACGGAGATTTTGAGAAATATGAGAATTCTCAAGCTTCAGGGATGGGAAATGAAGTTTTTGTCTAAGATTCTTGAACTCAGGGAAGTAGAGACACGGTGGCTGAAGAAATACTTCTATACTTCAGTAGTGATCACTGTTGTCTTCTGGGCTACTCCCACTGTTGTGGCTGTGGCCACCTTCGGTACTTGCATGCTAATGGGAATCCCGCTTGAATCAGGGAAGGTCTTATCTGCACTCGCAACATTCGAGATTCTTCAATACCCAATCTATAACCTTCCCGATACAGTTTCTATGCTAATTCAGACAAAGGTTTCTCTCGACAGAATtgcatcttttctttgtcttgaTGACTTGCAGCCTGATGCTATAGAGAAGCTTCCAGGAGGCAGTTCTGATACAGCAATTGAGATTGTTGATGGAAATTTCTCTTGGGATTTGTCTTCATCCAGGGCAACATTGAAAGATATAAACTTCAAAGTGCTCAATGGTATGAAG GTAGCTGTTTGTGGTACTGTTGGTTCAGGCAAGTCGAGCTTGCTTTCCTCCATTTTGGGAGAGTTACCCAAGATCTCAGGGACACTCAAGTTGTGTGGGACAAAGGCGTATGTTGCTCAGTCACCTTGGATACAGAGTGGTACGATAGAAGAGAACATATTGTTTGGTAAGGAGATGGACAAAGAAAGGTACGATAAGGTACTTGAAGCATGTTCCCTGAAGAAGGACCTGGAAATCCTCTCATTCGGGGATCAAACAGTTATTGGTGAGAGGGGTATCAACTTGAGTGGTGGACAGAAGCAAAGAATACAGATAGCACGTGCTCTCTACCAGGATGCCCAAATCTATCTATTTGATGACCCTTTCAGTGCCGTGGATGCTCATACTGGATCTCATTTGTTTAAA GAAGTTTTGCTTGGTCTTTTAAGTTCAAAAACTGTTATTTATGTTACTCATCAGGTTGAGTTCTTATCCGCTGCTGATCTAATCTTG GTCATGAAAGATGGAAGGATCGCGCAGGCTGGGAAGTATGACGAAATTCTCAATTCAGGATCTGATTTTAAGGTACTTGTAGGTGCACATAAGGCAGCTTTATCAGTTCTGGATTCCAGACAGGCAGGAGCAGTTTCCGAAAATGAAAGTGTCAGAGACAACAATGGAGGGGAGAACAGTACTGATAGGATTGTACATGACGAAGGAAATAAAGATTCACAAATTGGTAAAGCAGATGACGTAGCCGAGCCACAAGCACAACTCAttcaagaagaagagagagagaaaggcagTGTTGGGTTTCAAATCTATTGGAAATATATCACAACAGCATACGGAGGAGCTCTGGTGCCCTTTATATTACTGGCACAACTTCTCTTTCAGATCCTTCAAATTGGTAGCACTTATTGGATGGCATGGGCAACTCCTGCGACAAAGGATGTGAAACCTGGTGTTAGTGGATCTAGACTGTTAATCGTCTATGTATCTCTGGTTATTGGAAGTTCTTTTTGCATCCTGGCTCGAGCCATGCTTCTTGTAACAGCAGGGTACAAAACTGCAACTCTACTATTCAACAAATTGCATCAGTGCATTTTTCGTGCTCCCATGTCCTTTTTTGACGCAACCCCTAGTGGACGAATCATTAACAGA GCTTCTAAAGATCAAAGTGCACTAGAAATGCAAATTCCAGATCTAGTTGGGGGTCTTGCCTTCGAAGCAATCATGCTTCTGGGAATCATAGCAGTGATGTCTCAAGTGGCATggcaagtttttatagtttccATCCCCGTAATTGCTGCCTGTATCTGGTATCAG CAATATTACATACCTGCAGCAAGAGAGCTTTCACGGTTGATTGGAGTATGCAATGCTCCAGTTATCCAAAATTTTGCAGAAACAATTTCAGGAGCAACAACGATCAGGAGCTTtgatcaagaatcaagattccaagaaataaatatgaaaCTAACAGATGCATATTCTCGGCCCAAATTTCATAATTCTGCTGCAATGCAATGGCTTTGCTTCCGCATGGATATGTTCAGTTCTGTTACGTTTGCTTTCTGTCTGTTTCTTTTAGTCTCTTTTCCAGAAAGAACTAATCCAG ccATTGCAGGCTTAGCTGTTACATATGCGCTTGAGCTACACATGGCacaatttgggttgatatggaATTTCTGCATTTGTGAGAACAAACTCATATCAGTAGAGAGAATTCTTCAGTACATGTCTATTCCTGCTGAGCCTCCTCTTGTAATTGAATCAAAGAGGCCTGACCATTCTTGGCCATCACATGGTAAAATTGATATCGATAATCTACAG GTCCGATATGCCCCACACATGCCACTGGTGCTGCGTGGTCTCTCATGCACTTTCCCAGGAGGGAAGAAAACTGGTATTGTTGGGAGAACAGGCAGCGGTAAATCTACTCTCATACAGGCTCTTTTCCGAACCGTTGAACCTGCAGCTGGTCAGATTATGATTGACAGCATTGATATCTCATTGATTGGCCTGCATGATTTAAGGTCAAGACTGAGCATTATTCCCCAGGATCCAACCATGTTCGAAGGGACTGTGAGAAGTAATCTGGACCCACTTGAAGAGTACACAGATGAACAGATCTGGGAG GTTCTGGACAAGTGCCAACTTGGAGATGAAGttaggaaaaaggaaaggaagctaGATTCCACAG TTATCGAGAATGGGGAGAACTGGAGTATGGGCCAGAGGCAGCTAGTCTGTCTTGGGCGTGTGCTCCTCAAGAAAAGTAAGGTCTTGGTCCTTGATGAAGCTACTGCCTCAGTTGACACAGCCACTGATAATCTTATTCAGCAAACGCTCAGGCAGAACTTCTCTGACTGTACAGTGATAACCATTGCACATAGAATAACCTCTGTTCTTGACAGTGACATGGTTTTGCTTCTAAGTCAAG GTCTCATTGAGGAATATAATTCGCCAACAAGGTTGTTAGAAAACAAGTCATCGTCATTCTCCCAACTTGTAGCAGAGTACACAGTGAGGTCAAATACCCGTTTCGAGAAATCAACTGGATTAAATTTATAG
- the LOC7462791 gene encoding ABC transporter C family member 3 isoform X9 — translation MLMMKRRFLWYKQTLVCCLGVSVFNFILCLLSYFYLYGNVLSDGEIMTLLDLGLKTLSWGALVVYLHTQFFNSGEKMFPLSLRVWWGFYLAISCYCFVVDVFLHRKHGSLEIEWCLVSDVVSVFSGLFLCYVGFLRSDIQDVLGEPLLNGDSSSINNLETSNSRGGDTVTPFGNAGLFSILTFSWMNSLIAAGNKKTLDLEDVPQLHGVDSVVGAFPVFKNKLESDCGRVTGFKLAKALFLLVWKEILKTALLALICTLCSFVGPYLIDAFVQCLEGRGEFKNQGYILASTFVAAKLAECLAHRHSSFRLQQIGTRLRAVTATMIYNKSLTISCQSKQGHSSGEMINIMTIDADRLGTFSQYIHDPWLVILQVCLALLILYRNLGLGSVAGFVATGIVMSLNYPFGRLEEKFQDKLMESKDKRMKATVEILRNMRVLKLQGWEMKFLSKILDLREVETRWLKKYFYNSVVITVVFWATPTVVAVATFGTCMLMGIPLESGKVLSALATFEILQSPIYNLPDTVSMLIQTKVSLDRIASFLCLDDLQPDAIEKLPGGSSDTAIEIVDGNFSWDLSSPSATLQDINFKVLNGMKVAVCGTVGSGKSSLLSSILGELPKISGTLKLCGTKAYVAQSPWIQSGTIEENILFGKVMDRERYDKVLEACSLKKDLEILSFGDQTGIGERGINLSGGQKQRIQIARALYQDAQIYLFDDPFSAVDAHTGSHLFKEVLLGLLSSKTVIYVTHQVEFLSAADLIVVMKDGRIAQAGKYDDILNAGSDFKVLVGALKTALSVLDSRHAGPVSENESVRDNNGGENSTDRIVHNEGNKDSQIGKADEVAEPQAQLIQEEEREKGSVGFQIYWKYITIAYGGALVPFILLAQLLFQILQIGSTYWMAWATPVSKDVKPGVSGSRLLIVYVSLVIGSSFCMLAQAMLFVTAGYKTATLLFNKLHLCIFRAPMSFFDATPSGRIINRASTDQSALDMKIPHTVEGLAFEAIMLLGIIAVMSQVAWQVFIVSIPVIAACIWYQQYYIPSARELSRLIGVCNAPVIQNFAETISGATTIRSFDQESRFEEINMKLTDAYSRPKFHNSAAMQWLCFRMDMFSSITFAFCLFLLVSFPERTNPAIAGLAVMYALELHMAQFGLIWCFCDCENELISVERILQYISIPAEPPLVIEANRPDHSWPSHGEVDIDNLQVRYAPHMPLVLRGLSCTFPGGKKTGIVGRTGSGKSTLIQALFRTVEPAAGQIMIDSIDISLIGLHDLRSRLSIIPQDPTMFEGTVRSNLDPLEEYTDEQIWEVLDKCQLGDEVRKKERKLDSTVIENGENWSMGQRQLVCLGRVLLKKSKVLVLDEATASVDTATDNLIQQTLRKHFSDCTVITIAHRITSVLDSDMVLLLSQGLIEEYDSPTRLLENKSSSFSQLVAEYTVRSNTRFEKSTGLNL, via the exons ATGTTAATGATGAAGAGGAGGTTTTTGTGGTATAAACAGACCTTGGTCTGTTGTTTGGGTGTCtcggtttttaatttcatcttgtgTTTGTTGAGCTACTTTTATTTGTATGGAAATGTTTTGTCTGATGGTGAAATAATGACCCTTTTGGATTTAGGGCTGAAAACACTCTCGTGGGGTGCACTTGTTGTTTATTTGCATACCCAATTCTTTAACTCAGGTGAAAAAATGTTCCCTTTGTCATTGAGAGTTTGGTGGGGTTTCTATTTGGCTATTTCTTGTTATTGCTTTGTTGTAGATGTTTTCCTTCATCGCAAACACGGGTCTTTGGAGATAGAGTGGTGTTTAGTGTCTGATGTGGTCTCTGTGTTTTCTGGATTGTTTCTTTGTTATGTTGGGTTTTTGAGAAGTGATATTCAAGATGTACTTGGAGAACCCCTTTTGAATGGTGATTCTAGTTCGATTAATAATTTGGAGACGAGTAATTCTAGGGGGGGAGATACGGTGACTCCTTTTGGAAATGCTGGTCTTTTCAGTATTCTCACCTTCTCTTGGATGAATTCTTTGATTGCTGCTGGCAATAAGAAAACTTTAGACCTTGAAGATGTTCCTCAACTTCACGGTGTTGACAGTGTGGTTGGAGCTTTtccagtttttaaaaataagcttGAGTCAGATTGTGGTAGAGTTACCGGGTTCAAGCTCGCGAAAGCACTGTTCCTGTTAGTCTGGAAAGAAATTTTAAAGACAGCTTTATTGGCGTTGATATGCACGTTATGTTCTTTTGTTGGTCCCTACCTTATCGACGCTTTTGTTCAATGCCTTGAAGGGCGAGGAGAATTCAAGAATCAAGGTTATATTTTAGCTTCCACCTTTGTGGCTGCAAAGCTTGCTGAGTGCCTCGCACACAGGCATTCATCTTTTAGGTTGCAACAAATTGGAACAAGGCTCCGCGCAGTAACAGCCACGATGATTTACAACAAGAGCTTGACCATTTCCTGTCAGTCAAAGCAGGGGCATTCAAGTGGAGAAATGATCAATATTATGACAATTGATGCTGATAGACTTGGCACCTTTAGTCAGTACATACACGATCCATGGTTGGTCATCTTGCAAGTTTGTTTGGCCCTGCTGATACTGTACAGAAATTTGGGACTGGGGTCGGTTGCTGGCTTTGTTGCGACAGGAATTGTCATGTCGTTAAACTATCCTTTCGGAAGATTAGAGGAGAAGTTTCAAGACAAGTTAATGGAATCAAAAGATAAACGAATGAAGGCAACCGTGGAGATTTTGAGAAATATGAGAGTTCTCAAGCTTCAGGGATGGGAAATGAAGTTTTTGTCTAAGATTCTTGACCTCAGGGAAGTAGAGACACGGTGGCTGAAGAAATACTTCTATAATTCAGTAGTGATCACTGTTGTCTTCTGGGCTACTCCCACTGTTGTGGCTGTGGCCACCTTCGGTACTTGCATGCTAATGGGAATCCCTCTTGAATCAGGGAAGGTCTTATCTGCACTCGCAACATTCGAGATTCTTCAATCCCCAATCTATAACCTTCCCGATACAGTTTCTATGCTAATTCAGACAAAGGTTTCTCTCGACAGAATtgcatcttttctttgtcttgaTGACTTGCAGCCTGATGCTATAGAGAAGCTTCCAGGAGGCAGTTCTGATACAGCAATTGAGATTGTTGATGGAAATTTCTCTTGGGATTTGTCTTCACCCAGCGCAACATTGCAAGATATAAACTTCAAAGTGCTTAATGGTATGAAGGTAGCTGTTTGTGGTACTGTTGGTTCAGGCAAGTCGAGCTTGCTTTCCTCCATTTTGGGAGAGTTACCCAAGATCTCAGGGACACTCAAGTTGTGTGGGACAAAGGCTTATGTTGCTCAGTCACCTTGGATACAGAGTGGTACGATAGAAGAGAACATATTGTTTGGTAAGGTGATGGACAGAGAAAGGTACGATAAGGTACTTGAAGCATGTTCCCTGAAGAAGGACCTGGAAATCCTCTCATTCGGTGATCAAACGGGTATTGGTGAGAGGGGTATCAACTTGAGTGGTGGACAGAAGCAAAGAATACAGATAGCACGTGCTCTCTACCAAGATGCTCAAATCTATCTATTTGATGACCCTTTCAGTGCCGTGGATGCTCATACTGGATCTCATTTGTTTAAA GAAGTTTTGCTTGGTCTTTTAAGTTCAAAAACTGTTATTTATGTTACTCATCAGGTTGAGTTCTTATCCGCTGCTGATCTAATCGTG GTCATGAAAGATGGAAGGATCGCGCAGGCAGGGAAGTATGACGACATTCTCAATGCAGGATCTGATTTTAAGGTACTTGTAGGTGCACTCAAGACAGCTTTATCAGTTCTTGATTCCAGACATGCAGGACCAGTGTCCGAAAATGAAAGTGTCAGAGACAACAATGGAGGCGAGAACAGTACTGATAGGATTGTACATAACGAAGGAAATAAAGATTCACAAATTGGTAAAGCAGATGAGGTAGCCGAGCCACAAGCACAACTCAttcaagaagaagagagagagaaaggcagTGTTGGGTTTCAAATCTATTGGAAATATATCACAATAGCATACGGAGGCGCTCTGGTCCCCTTTATATTACTGGCACAACTTCTCTTTCAGATCCTTCAAATTGGTAGCACTTATTGGATGGCATGGGCAACTCCTGTGTCAAAGGATGTGAAACCTGGTGTTAGTGGATCTAGACTGTTAATCGTCTATGTATCTCTGGTTATTGGAAGTTCTTTTTGCATGCTCGCTCAAGCCATGCTTTTTGTAACAGCAGGGTACAAAACTGCAACTCTACTATTCAACAAATTGCATCTGTGCATTTTTCGTGCTCCCATGTCCTTTTTTGACGCAACCCCTAGCGGGCGAATCATTAACAGA GCTTCTACAGATCAAAGTGCATTAGATATGAAAATTCCACATACAGTTGAGGGCCTTGCCTTCGAAGCAATCATGCTTCTGGGAATCATAGCAGTGATGTCTCAAGTGGCATggcaagtttttatagtttccATCCCCGTAATTGCTGCCTGTATCTGGTATCAG CAATACTACATTCCCTCAGCAAGAGAGCTTTCACGGTTGATTGGAGTATGCAACGCTCCAGTTATCCAAAATTTTGCAGAAACAATTTCAGGAGCAACAACGATCAGGAGCTTtgatcaagaatcaagattcgaAGAAATAAATATGAAACTAACAGATGCATATTCTCGGCCCAAATTTCATAATTCTGCTGCAATGCAATGGCTTTGCTTCCGAATGGATATGTTCAGTTCTATTACGTTTGCTTTCTGTCTGTTTCTTTTAGTCTCTTTTCCAGAAAGAACTAATCCAG cCATTGCAGGCTTAGCTGTTATGTATGCGCTTGAGCTACACATGGCacaatttgggttgatatggtGTTTCTGCGATTGCGAGAACGAACTCATATCAGTAGAGAGAATTCTTCAGTACATTTCTATTCCTGCCGAGCCTCCTCTTGTAATTGAAGCGAACAGGCCTGACCATTCTTGGCCATCACATGGTGAAGTTGACATCGATAATCTGCAG GTCCGATATGCCCCACACATGCCACTTGTGCTGCGTGGTCTCTCATGCACTTTCCCAGGAGGGAAGAAAACTGGTATTGTTGGGAGAACAGGCAGTGGTAAATCTACTCTCATACAGGCTCTTTTCCGAACTGTTGAACCTGCAGCTGGTCAGATTATGATTGACAGCATTGATATCTCATTGATTGGCCTGCATGATTTAAGGTCAAGACTGAGCATTATTCCCCAGGATCCAACCATGTTCGAAGGGACTGTTAGAAGTAATCTGGACCCACTTGAAGAGTACACAGATGAACAGATCTGGGAG GTTCTGGACAAGTGCCAACTTGGAGATGAAGttaggaaaaaggaaaggaagctaGATTCCACAG TTATCGAGAATGGGGAGAACTGGAGTATGGGCCAGAGGCAGCTAGTCTGTCTTGGGCGTGTGCTACTCAAGAAAAGTAAGGTGTTGGTCCTTGATGAAGCTACTGCCTCAGTTGACACAGCCACTGATAATCTTATTCAGCAAACGCTCAGGAAGCACTTCTCTGACTGTACAGTGATAACCATTGCACATAGAATAACCTCTGTTCTTGACAGTGACATGGTTTTGCTTCTAAGTCAAG GTCTCATTGAGGAGTATGATTCTCCAACAAG GTTGTTAGAAAACAAGTCATCGTCATTCTCCCAACTTGTAGCAGAGTACACAGTGAGGTCAAATACCCGTTTCGAGAAATCAACTGGATTAAATTTATAG